A genomic window from Lotus japonicus ecotype B-129 chromosome 1, LjGifu_v1.2 includes:
- the LOC130733678 gene encoding uncharacterized protein LOC130733678, with protein sequence MVGGGSGDSDDNNDGVGCVGGNGCGGRSWRVVVAMVEVGVVAIVEAAATAGQPGASPTPIPLTKLNAPLSTILRAVGQTNVVQYPPPPRRPPANVDTNRWCEYHRALGHTTDNCWNLRREIDRLIKAGHLANFVKDTAAPEVAKITQGDKGKGKEIVEELGDPVGECSSIAGGFGGGAISSKARKRYVAAVHSVQESNEGECWVNHSPIIFTPQDFAHVIPHDNDPIVVTIRVNNYVTKKVFLDQGSSADIIYGDAFDRLGLKESDLKPYRGTLVGFTGDRVSVRGYVEIPTAFGEGEFVKKFQVKYLVLACRANYNVLLGRDTLNKVCAVISTAHLTVKYPACNGKVGILRVDQNAARECYLRSVALYGRKAAKESHRITEIFPQEGFSLDPRDDADDFRPQPLEETKQVQVKDKFLKIGSGLTTEQEDRLITLLGDNLDLFAWTINDVPGIDPKVITHKLAIRPGATPVIQPRRRMSEEKNKAVQVETEKLIKARFIREVQYPTWLANVVMVKKANGKWRMCTDYTSLNKVCPKDSYPLPNVDKLVDGASGNELLSLMDAYSGYNQIMMHPSDEESTAFMTNQANYCYKTMSFGLKNAGATYQRLMDKIFSKQVGRNMEVYVDDMIVKSARASDHGGDLMIQIQTNHI encoded by the exons ATGgttggtggtggcagtggtgataGTGATGACAACAACGACGGTGTTGGTTGTGTTGGTGGAAATGGTTGTGGAGGGCGATCGTGGAGAGTGGTCGTAGCAATGGTGGAGGTTGGTGTGGTAGCGATAGTGGAGG ctgctgccacagctggtcagcctggtgcttcgccaacgccaatcccacttactaagttgaatgcacccttaagtaccattttaagggcggttggacagaccaacgttgtgcagtacccaccacccccacggcggccgccagctaacgtggacaccaataggtggtgcgagtaccacagagcgttggggcatacgacagataattgctggaatttaaggcgggaaattgatcgcttgattaaagctggccatttggcaaactttgtcaaagacacagcagcgccggaggtagctaaaatcactcaaggggacaaaggtaaaggtaaagagatagttgaagagttgggcgatcctgttggggaatgctcatctattgcaggaggatttggcgggggtgcaatttcaagtaaggctagaaaacgctacgtggcggcagtacactcagtacaggagtcgaacgaaggcgagtgttgggtgaatcattcccctattatattcacccctcaggattttgcgcatgtaattccccatgacaacgatccaattgtggtaacaattagggttaacaattatgtgacaaagaaagtattcttagaccagggatcttcggcagatatcatctatggagacgcctttgatcgcctgggactaaaggaatcagatttgaaaccatacaggggaactttggtgggattcacaggagaccgtgtcagtgtgcggggatacgtcgaaattccgactgcctttggagaaggagagtttgtcaagaagtttcaagtaaagtacttagtattggcgtgtagagccaattacaacgtactcttggggcgagacaccctcaacaaggtctgcgcggtcatctcaactgctcatttaactgttaaatatcccgcctgcaacgggaaggtcgggatattgcgtgtagaccagaatgcagcaagggaatgctatttgaggagcgtggcgctctatgggcggaaggccgccaaggagagccaccgaattacagaaatcttcccacaagaaggatttagcttggacccaagagatgatgctgatgattttcgcccacaaccgctggaagaaaccaagcaggtgcaagtcaaggacaagtttctaaagattggcagtggtttgacaacagaacaagaggacagactaatcacccttctgggtgataatctagatctcttcgcatggaccatcaatgatgtaccagggattgatcccaaggtgatcactcacaaactagccatacgaccaggggcgaccccggtcatccaaccaaggcgaagaatgagtgaagaaaagaacaaggctgtacaagtagagactgaaaaattgatcaaggcccgcttcatccgtgaggtacagtacccaacgtggctcgccaatgttgtaatggtcaagaaggccaatgggaaatggcgaatgtgcacggactacacgagcctgaacaaagtgtgtcccaaagattcgtacccacttcccaatgttgacaagcttgtggatggagcttcagggaatgaacttttaagtctcatggacgcttattcgggctataatcagattatgatgcatccctcggatgaggaaagtacagcattcatgaccaatcaggcgaactattgttacaagacaatgtcttttggtttgaagaatgcaggagctacgtaccaacggctcatggacaaaattttttcaaagcaagtaggcaggaatatggaggtgtatgtggatgacatgattgtaaaatccgccagggctagtgatcatggcggcgacctta